A window of Aptenodytes patagonicus unplaced genomic scaffold, bAptPat1.pri.cur scaffold_636, whole genome shotgun sequence contains these coding sequences:
- the LOC143174044 gene encoding glycerol-3-phosphate acyltransferase 2, mitochondrial-like, whose amino-acid sequence MKTWVCDSGQKLEIFIPFLGKYRPFSGRCCQTCTPKSWGGFYHKQLSSLGFRDAVRVTEEDTRPRYRGWLVRRVCGLLAVWDWKVPADTPGDLPARICHSERVRDVATDRSRGSRGDGEAHRRWKERILKILAEIQAPLSLLMLRLCNWALLKLLNRLFLSVQLHRGQLEMVLRAAGTPGVPLVFLSTHKSQLDGLLLSFLLFSQGLGVPRVTVGGQVCSPLLRALLGRLGGIFLPSRMEQTLSDRDEGLPGAVLATYVEEVLRSRQPLLIFLEEPPVALCLSAPAREWLALVYRAVRDGAVPDVLLVPVGIAYDVVPGGLHWEGAHGARPLGLGTCLWAACRAMRRNLGCARVDFAQPFSLQEFAAKNLVRQSCKEKPLEELLLPTILGTCPGQPDGKKAEIWSPGPATAAGLEAEEEMLVTKLGLHSLSDGVACSAVMAVGITSTLLLHKHREGVFLSRLMLDFAWLLEEILLRQRDVGFSGQLRALVQHSLVLLGARLTLYRLSPIGDVLVVPEASAEALRELGHHSAAILPVFASEAVGACAVRALLMEMLPFLVATVGRSGIVFSQDELHRKTLELLRLLPPNLLGLQPCQPLDCRSQDIVDKLLLCGLLEAEEPESERWVCDSAPRPFCKGWPWAGMDFTDSDSDSEEEVPKRCFKLSEPQGSPGFLLFLCRLLSPVLRTYARAVAFLDRPSWPQPEAAYVEALLQFLAEEDGFEHPNRSLALSSLQTFKEMGVLEEVRTPAGPLLHLAQPFRSSASRGKLEAFIQQFTQP is encoded by the exons ATGAAAACCTGGGTCTGCGATTCGGGGCAGAAACTGGAGATTTTCATCCCTTTTCTGGGCAAGTACCGTCCGTTCTCGGGGCGTTGCTGCCAGACCTGCACCCCGAAGAGCTGG GGTGGTTTCTACCACAAGCAGCTCTCGTCCCTCGGCTTCCGCGACGCCGTCCGGGTGACGGAGGAGGACACACG GCCCAGGTACCGGGGCTGGCTGGTCCGAAGGGTCTGTGGTCTCCTCGCCGTCTGGGACTGGAAAGTTCCTGCCGACACCCCCGGAGACCTCCCGGCGAGGATCTGCCACAGCGAGAG GGTACGGGACGTCGCTACCGACCGGTCCCGTGGCTCGAGAGGGGACGGCGAAGCCCACCGGCGGTGGAAGGAGAGAATCCTCAAGATCCTGGCTGAAATCCAGGCCCCGCTCTCCCTCCTCATGCTGAG GCTGTGCAACTGGGCTCTGCTCAAGCTCCTGAACCGCCTCTTCCTCAGCGTGCAGCTCCACCGAGGGCAGCTGGAGATGGTGCTGAGGGCCGCCGGGACG CCCGGCGTGCCGCTGGTTTTCCTCTCGACGCACAAATCCCAGCTGGACGGGCTGctcctgtccttcctcctcttctcccaggggctgggggtgcccagggtgACGGTGGGCGGCCAGGTCTGCAGCCCTCTCCTCCG AGCCTTGCTTGGCCGCCTGGGAGGGATTTTCCTGCCTTCGAGGATGGAGCAGACGCTGAGCGACCGGGACGAAGGGCTCCCGGGGGCCGTCCTGGCCACG TACGTTGAGGAGGTGCTGAGGAGCCGACAGCCTCTGCTCATCTTCCTGGAAGAGCCCCCCGTCGCCCTGTGCCTCTCTGCCCCTGCCCGGGAGTGGCTGGCCCTGGTGTACCGAGCCGTGCGGGACGGTGCCGTCCCCGACGTCCTCCTGGTCCCCGTGGGCATCGCCTACGACGTGGTCCCCGGCGGTTTGCACTGGGAAGGAGCG cacgGCGCTCGGCCCCTCGGCCTCGGCACCTGCCTCTGGGCAGCGTGCCGGGCCATGCGCCGAAACCTCGGCTGCGCCCGGGTGGACTTCGCCCAGCCCTTCTCCTTACAG GAGTTTGCAGCCAAAAACCTCGTCAGGCAGAGCTGCAAGGAGAAGccgctggaggagctgctgctgcccaccaTCCTCGGCACGTG CCCCGGCCAGCCGGACGGCAAGAAGGCAGAGATTTGGAGTCCCGGCCCCGCAACGGCCGCCGGCTtggaggcagaagaggaaatgTTGGTGACCAAGCTGGGCCTGCACTCCCTGAGCG ACGGCGTTGCCTGCTCCGCCGTCATGGCCGTGGGGATCACGTCCACGCTGCTGCTGCACAAGCACCGGGAG ggcgTCTTCCTCTCTCGGCTGATGCTGGACTTcgcctggctgctggaggagatccTGCTGCGCCAGCGCGACGTGGGCTTCTCGGGGCAGCTCCGCGCCCTGGTGCAGCACAGCCTCGTCCTGCTCGGAGCCCGCCTCACCCTCTACCGCCTCTCCCCCATCGGCGATGTCCTGGTGGTCCCCGAGGCCTCGGCGGAGGCCCTGAGGGAGCTGGGCCACCACAgcgctgccatcctgcccgtcttCGCCAGCGAGGCGGTGGGAG CCTGCGCCGTCCGTGCCTTGCTGATGGAGATGCTGCCCTTCCTGGTGGCGACCGTCGGACGCTCCGGCATCGTGTTCAGCCAGGACGAGCTGCACCGCAAGACCCTGGAGCTGCTCCGGCTGCTGCCCCCAAACCTGCTGGGGCTCCAG ccctgccagcccctcgaCTGCCGGAGCCAGGACATCGTGGACAAGCTCCTCCTCTGCGGGCTGCTGGAGGCTGAAGag CCGGAGAGCGAGCGCTGGGTCTGCGACTCGGCCCCGCGGCCCTTCTGCAAGGGATGGCCCTGGGCGGGGATGGACTTCACCGACAGCGACAGCGACAGCGAGGAGGAGGTCCCCAAGCGCTGCTTCAAG CTCAGCGAGCCCCAGGGCTCGCCcggcttcctcctcttcctctgccggCTCCTGAGCCCCGTGCTGAGGACCTACGCCAGAGCCGTGGCTTTCCTGGACCGACCCAGCTGGCCCCAGCCCG agGCAGCCTACGTGGAGGCGCTGCTGCAATTCTTGGCCGAGGAGGACGGTTTCG AGCACCCGAACAGGAGCCTGGCCCTCAGCTCTCTGCAGACCTTCAAGGAGATGGGG